One window of the Anoplolepis gracilipes chromosome 9, ASM4749672v1, whole genome shotgun sequence genome contains the following:
- the LOC140669621 gene encoding choline/ethanolamine transporter flvcr2a, producing MYQRFCEKARMENTNLNEVLTIKNSTTIVKSNEQSNDEPLKLKVYRKRWLMLAIYMYFNGVSAAQWIEYSIITNIITRYYGVSSLMVDWTSMSFMLLYALFILPVQYGSDKCGLRWIAILGSGLSCLGAWIKTFSVHPDRFYIAFIGQSIVGFTMTLILPIPGRVAAQWFPSNELSTATCLGIFGNQLGIALSFLLTPVIVKNRENLDDISNDLSRLCWIVAIFTTIGFLLVLILFQEEPKLPPSETRTLQKLNRTKKKEAFVEPIKRLYKNRSFILLCNSHGLNVGVLNALATLLNQIFLIHFENGEEDAGRIGLAIVISGMIGSVSFGIFLDKTHKFKETAVIVYFLTLCGQILFAIFICMGMKWMVYVSSSFLGFFMSGYFALGYELCTEYTYPESENISAGILNISNNIYGIIFVIILGILLNKYGDIPVHIVFCSLLLFGLILTVLTKDEQRRQDARKKAQHEGTAMLRNDLDNVPETDHVVYNGN from the exons ATGTACCAAAGATTTTGCGAAAAAGCAAGAATGGAAAATACAAATCTGAACGAAGTGCtcactataaaaaattcgaCAACAATTGTGAAATCAAATGAGCAGTCGAACGATGAACcgttaaaattgaaagtatatagaaaaagatgGTTAATGTTGGCCATCTACATGTACTTTAATGGAGTGAGCGCTGCTCAATGGATAGAATATTCGATTATAACTAACATAATCACTAG atactATGGAGTGTCTTCGTTAATGGTGGATTGGACCTCGATGTCATTCATGCTACTTTAcgcgttatttatattaccaGTGCAGTATGGATCAGACAAATGTGGTCTGCGATGGATCGCCATTTTAGGCAGTGGTTTGAGCTGCTTAGGTGCATGGATAAAGACTTTCTCCGTTCACCCCGACAGGTTCTACATCGCTTTCATCGGTCAGTCTATAGTCGGATTTACTATG ACTCTGATCCTACCGATACCAGGGCGCGTGGCCGCGCAATGGTTTCCTTCTAACGAACTCTCGACAGCTACGTGTTTGGGTATCTTTGGCAACCAATTGGGAATAGCATTGAGTTTTCTTTTAACGCCTGTAATAGTGAAGAATCGCGAAAATCTAGATGACATTAGCAACGATCTGTCACGCTTATGCTGGATCGTTGCGATTTTTACCACGATTGGATTCCTTCTAGTGCTCATat TATTTCAGGAAGAACCGAAACTGCCGCCGAGTGAAACACGGACGTTACAAAAATTGAATCGaacaaagaaaaaggaagCATTCGTCGAACCAATTAAAAGGCTCTACAAAAACAGAAGCTTTATCCTTCTCTGTAATTCTCACGGCTTGAATGTCGGCGTATTGAATGCCTTGGCTACGTTACTCAATCAAATATTCCTGATACATTTTGAG AATGGAGAAGAAGATGCAGGCAGAATTGGATTAGCTATAGTTATCAGTGGTATGATTGGTTCCGTTAGTTTCGGTATCTTCCTTGATAAAACACATAAATTCAA AGAGACTGCCGTGATTGTATACTTTCTCACATTGTGCGGACAAATATTATTCgcgatatttatttgtatggGCATGAAATGGATGGTATATGTGTCGTCGAGTTTTCTAGG ATTTTTCATGTCGGGATACTTTGCACTGGGATATGAGTTGTGTACCGAATATACATATCCAGAATCGGAAAATATATCTGCAGGAATCCTCAATATATCGAACAACATTTACGGAATAATATTCGTTATAATACTAGGAATATTATTGAACAAGTACGGCGATATTCCAGTACACATTGTCTTTTGTTCGCTTCTACTGTTCGGTTTAATCTTAACCGTTTTAACGAAAGACGAGCAAAGACGGCAGGATGCAAGAAAGAAAGCTCAACATGAAGGAACTGCGATGCTCAGGAACGACCTCGATAACGTTCCAGAAACCGATCACGTAGTTTATAATGGcaattaa